In a genomic window of Pelecanus crispus isolate bPelCri1 chromosome 1, bPelCri1.pri, whole genome shotgun sequence:
- the TIMM10B gene encoding mitochondrial import inner membrane translocase subunit Tim10 B — MEPAAEHQQQLRSLRDFLLVYNRMTELCFRHCVSNLNYRLLTGREETCLDGCAAKLVHSNHRLMSAYVALMPSIVQRRASNYEASVARNSAQAAPAALPGGPGASPDPPAAPGPGGALQGAAGAGT; from the exons aTGGAGCCGGCGGCcgagcaccagcagcagctccgcAGC CTGCGGGACTTCCTGCTGGTCTACAACCGGATGACCGAGCTCTGCTTCCGCCACTGCGTCTCCAACCTCAACTACCGCCTGCTCACCGGGCGCGAG gaGACGTGCCTCGACGGCTGCGCCGCAAAGCTGGTCCACTCCAACCACCGCCTGATGAGCGCCTACGTGGCGCTGATGCCCTCCATCGTGCAGCGCCGCGCCTCCAACTACGAGGCCAGCGTGGCCCGGAACTCGGCCCAGGCGGCAccggcggcgctgccggggggaCCCGGAGCCTCTCCTGACCCGCCGGCGGCTCCAGGCCCCGGTGGAGCCTTGCAAGGGGCTGCAGGCGCTGGCACGTAG